In the Paucidesulfovibrio gracilis DSM 16080 genome, TGGAGCTGCCTTTGCCCGGAGACGATCCGGACAACATCATACAGGAAATATCAAGGCTCTGCCAAGCTCGTTCCCATTTTCACGAATCGTATTCCCGCCGCATGAGTCGCCGCCACCACGTCAGGCAAAGAACCGTCATGGGCAGAGCGATGAGCAAACCAAGAAAGCCCAGGAGCTGGCCCCAGATGGAAAGGGAGAGCAGAATAACCCAGGGGGACAGTCCCATTTGGCGCCCCATGATGCGCGGTATCAGCACCAGATCCTGCAGCGCCTGCACCACGGCGAACACCGCGGCCACAGGCAAAAACGCCTCCCAAAAGCCAAGACCCTGCTCCAGCGCCTGGAGTACGGCCATGGCAAAGGCCGGAACCATGCCTAAAATTTGCAAATAGGGGACGATGTTCAGCAAGCCGATGAACAGCCCCAGCAAAACGCCCAGGGGCAGGCCGATGAGCGCAAAGCCCGTGGCAAAGAGAATACCCACAAGGCCCGCCACCAGGGTTTGCCCCCGGAAATAGCGACGCATACCGTCTTCGAATTCGTCCACGGTGGTGCGTACGCTTTCGCGCCATTGAGGGGGGATCATGTCCAGCCAGGTTCCGCGCAACCGGTCGAAATCCAGCAACAGGAACAGGGCGTACAAGGCGATGATCAGCAGCCCGAACAGGGCCAGCACAGCTTGCCACGCCCCGGCAACCACATCCCAAAGGCCGGGAAGAAGATAGGCTGCCATTTGTTTGCCCACGTCCAGCAGTCCGTCCGAAGTGAGGAACCGGCGGACCTCCTCACGTTGGAGCAATTCC is a window encoding:
- a CDS encoding AI-2E family transporter, producing MITNKPFTFDRVVRLALAGGLIWAAVRLLDHLSGALLPFAVALVLAYLLDPAASMLQRRFKGRRGPAVVLTLLGSLILAGLALWFVLPVVTAELSHMGRVVANFAGDSKLAQAAAQRLPPDLWQAARELLQREEVRRFLTSDGLLDVGKQMAAYLLPGLWDVVAGAWQAVLALFGLLIIALYALFLLLDFDRLRGTWLDMIPPQWRESVRTTVDEFEDGMRRYFRGQTLVAGLVGILFATGFALIGLPLGVLLGLFIGLLNIVPYLQILGMVPAFAMAVLQALEQGLGFWEAFLPVAAVFAVVQALQDLVLIPRIMGRQMGLSPWVILLSLSIWGQLLGFLGLLIALPMTVLCLTWWRRLMRREYDS